In Mucilaginibacter celer, one DNA window encodes the following:
- a CDS encoding acyl-CoA thioesterase — protein MSFTKTYTVKDEHIDVQNIMDGLYYPFYMEWCRHDFIREVLGFDFEEQAHKGVNMVLSEYSLKFVRSLKSGDEFTVSCELFGDAKGLPRLHFKQTITCKNKVMTTGMFTGTCISAGGRPYLPESILEKIAGQPVLE, from the coding sequence ATGAGTTTTACCAAAACGTACACCGTAAAAGACGAACACATCGACGTTCAAAACATAATGGACGGCCTTTACTATCCTTTTTATATGGAGTGGTGCCGCCACGATTTTATCCGCGAAGTTCTCGGCTTTGATTTTGAAGAGCAGGCGCATAAAGGCGTGAACATGGTACTATCTGAATATTCGCTGAAATTTGTGCGCTCGTTAAAAAGTGGTGATGAATTTACCGTTAGCTGCGAGTTGTTTGGCGACGCAAAGGGTTTGCCGAGGTTACATTTTAAACAAACCATTACCTGTAAAAATAAAGTGATGACTACCGGGATGTTTACGGGGACTTGTATCTCGGCTGGTGGAAGGCCTTATTTGCCGGAGAGCATACTTGAAAAAATAGCAGGGCAACCGGTATTAGAATAA
- a CDS encoding DUF3078 domain-containing protein, translated as MLKTKPVLLLITLSVTCALSASAQTDTLKKDTVKIDTAVLNKYRIDSRKNAIPTRTRPVQIQREQVPVTMLDYKVNYWKKAVTFGLNFSQSAFSNNYSSGGVSAVALGSNFIYHTEYNKAPFSYVSELNLTYGVSKNKGQGKRKTNDRIYFDNKVASQLSKSWYFFGALTFESQFDKGYNYVDQGNGKFEQQYISNFMSPGYTTESVGFEYKPTGWFDLRLGTGTARQTFVLDHKIHIKKQDNYGVDTLKTVKNDLAFQVVALLDKDIAKNVHLNTRYALFIPYGQSPKFITHRVDMVITAKVNRLISATVNGTFLYDRHTSDEAQGYEGLGLGMLYRFP; from the coding sequence ATGTTAAAAACAAAACCGGTACTACTGTTAATCACATTATCAGTCACGTGCGCGTTATCTGCCAGTGCACAAACCGATACCCTGAAAAAAGACACTGTTAAAATTGACACCGCCGTATTGAACAAATACCGGATCGACTCCCGGAAAAACGCCATCCCCACCCGCACAAGGCCCGTACAAATACAGCGCGAACAAGTGCCTGTAACCATGCTCGATTACAAGGTAAACTACTGGAAAAAGGCTGTAACATTTGGCTTAAACTTTAGCCAGTCGGCATTTAGTAATAACTATAGCTCTGGTGGTGTAAGCGCTGTGGCATTAGGCTCCAACTTTATTTACCATACTGAATACAATAAAGCGCCGTTTAGCTATGTATCCGAACTAAACTTGACATACGGCGTATCAAAAAATAAGGGCCAGGGCAAACGCAAAACTAACGACCGTATTTATTTTGATAATAAAGTAGCCTCGCAATTGTCAAAAAGCTGGTACTTTTTCGGGGCGCTAACCTTCGAGTCGCAATTTGATAAAGGTTACAATTATGTTGACCAGGGTAACGGAAAGTTTGAACAGCAATACATTTCAAATTTCATGTCGCCCGGTTACACTACCGAATCTGTCGGTTTCGAGTACAAGCCAACCGGCTGGTTCGACTTGCGTTTAGGTACCGGTACTGCCCGCCAAACTTTTGTATTGGATCATAAAATTCACATTAAAAAGCAGGATAACTACGGTGTAGATACCCTGAAAACCGTAAAGAATGATCTGGCGTTCCAGGTGGTGGCTTTGCTTGATAAGGATATTGCCAAAAACGTTCACCTCAATACCCGTTACGCATTATTCATTCCTTACGGGCAATCACCAAAATTTATTACCCACCGTGTTGATATGGTGATAACGGCCAAAGTAAACAGGCTGATCAGTGCCACGGTGAACGGAACGTTTTTATACGACAGGCATACTTCAGACGAGGCGCAGGGTTACGAAGGCCTGGGGCTGGGGATGCTTTACCGATTCCCGTAA
- a CDS encoding energy transducer TonB — protein MKYNLFLIPVLACTKLFAQTTYINKIDKEQKIRQKISVLKADNNIWQGKYTEYNLKSNSILNEGYYKNNQKDSTWKYYNNWQKLAETGGYKADKRIGVWSAFDNKGELELQFDYDNDSLLFYKPTIQEIFKKQYNLIEGNDTTLVELDRKPIFLDGSSTMGSAIAATLRYPEEARSQHIEGKVIVAFKVNLDGTVSSFRVSKSLGYGCDEEALKAIKNIKGKWLPAVYQDREVVVENELPISFTLSY, from the coding sequence ATGAAATATAACCTATTCCTTATACCGGTGCTTGCCTGCACTAAGCTTTTTGCCCAAACCACATATATTAACAAAATTGACAAAGAGCAAAAAATCAGGCAAAAAATAAGTGTGCTGAAAGCCGATAATAATATCTGGCAAGGAAAATACACCGAATATAACCTGAAAAGTAACTCAATACTTAATGAAGGATATTACAAAAACAACCAAAAAGATAGCACCTGGAAGTATTACAATAACTGGCAAAAATTAGCGGAGACAGGCGGTTATAAAGCCGACAAGCGTATTGGGGTATGGAGTGCTTTTGATAACAAAGGAGAATTAGAGTTGCAGTTTGATTACGATAATGACAGTTTGTTGTTTTATAAGCCAACTATACAGGAGATATTTAAAAAGCAGTATAACCTGATAGAGGGAAATGACACAACTTTGGTAGAACTGGATAGAAAACCGATTTTTCTTGATGGGTCATCCACTATGGGGTCTGCAATAGCTGCTACGCTAAGGTATCCGGAAGAGGCGAGAAGCCAGCACATTGAGGGCAAAGTAATAGTTGCTTTTAAAGTTAATCTTGATGGAACGGTGAGCAGTTTTAGAGTTTCAAAGTCATTGGGTTACGGATGCGATGAGGAAGCATTAAAAGCTATTAAAAATATAAAGGGAAAATGGCTTCCTGCTGTATATCAGGACAGGGAAGTTGTTGTTGAAAATGAACTTCCAATTAGTTTTACGCTCAGTTATTAG
- a CDS encoding glucosaminidase domain-containing protein: MKKILLITTLLISTLAASAQKNTSTSYIDKFKDDAIRIMHETGIPASIVLGVAMHESGCGNSTIAQNLNNQFGVKGYNTVVYTKHNKKVRTAYKRYDSVFDSFQDFARIMTERKQFSHLADALTHYDYKGWAKGIQRAGYAGSRKWASQVLGIISHYKLNELDENPATQTQLADANASTTKQ, from the coding sequence ATGAAGAAAATCTTACTGATTACAACACTGTTGATCTCAACATTAGCTGCTTCAGCACAGAAAAATACCTCAACTTCTTACATTGATAAGTTCAAAGATGATGCCATTCGTATTATGCACGAAACCGGCATCCCGGCCAGCATCGTTTTAGGTGTGGCCATGCACGAATCGGGCTGTGGTAACAGTACCATAGCGCAAAACCTCAATAACCAGTTTGGAGTAAAGGGCTACAACACTGTAGTTTATACCAAACACAATAAAAAAGTTCGCACCGCATACAAACGTTACGATTCGGTTTTTGATTCGTTCCAGGATTTTGCCCGTATCATGACCGAGCGCAAACAATTTAGCCACCTGGCCGATGCGCTTACCCATTATGATTATAAAGGCTGGGCAAAAGGCATCCAGCGTGCGGGTTATGCAGGCAGCCGCAAATGGGCTTCGCAGGTTTTAGGTATTATTAGCCATTATAAATTGAACGAACTGGACGAAAATCCGGCTACTCAAACACAACTGGCCGACGCTAACGCTTCAACAACAAAACAGTAA
- a CDS encoding glucosaminidase domain-containing protein — MRKIIYLFLTLACFSSCSARKKTSSVSNRDAKRNNSSIQKANKDAIANYRSYSSLDYIERFKAIAIQEMNQYGIPASITLGQGLFESGAGNSDLAKYANNHFGIKCTADWTGKSYYKDDDQVNDCFRVYDNPEDSFRDHSAFLKRKNYAKLFELDKDDYKGWAYGLKKAGYATNPKYPELLINIIEKYNLTQYDRPEGEIAKIKREDRVLSQINNTINTPAQDTLSKTPPDDKIYTVKQGDTLYNISKRFGITVDDLKALNSMSDNNIKIGQKLVVVK, encoded by the coding sequence ATGCGAAAAATTATATACCTGTTTTTAACGCTCGCCTGTTTCAGTTCATGTTCTGCCCGCAAAAAAACTTCGTCTGTATCCAACCGCGACGCTAAGCGCAATAACAGCAGCATCCAAAAAGCCAATAAAGATGCTATTGCAAATTACCGCTCATACTCATCGTTAGATTATATCGAACGTTTTAAAGCTATCGCCATACAGGAAATGAACCAGTATGGCATCCCTGCCAGCATTACTTTGGGGCAGGGTTTGTTTGAATCGGGAGCCGGCAACAGCGATCTGGCTAAATATGCCAACAACCACTTCGGCATAAAATGCACCGCCGATTGGACCGGTAAAAGCTACTATAAGGATGACGACCAGGTGAACGATTGTTTCCGTGTTTATGATAATCCCGAAGATTCGTTCCGCGATCATTCTGCCTTTCTGAAACGGAAAAACTACGCCAAACTTTTTGAACTGGATAAGGATGATTACAAGGGCTGGGCTTACGGCCTAAAAAAAGCAGGCTACGCCACGAACCCCAAATATCCCGAGCTTCTGATCAACATCATCGAAAAATATAACCTCACCCAGTACGACCGTCCGGAAGGCGAAATAGCCAAAATTAAACGCGAAGACCGGGTATTGAGCCAGATCAATAACACCATCAATACCCCCGCCCAGGACACCCTGAGCAAAACCCCTCCCGATGACAAGATTTACACCGTAAAACAGGGCGATACACTATACAACATTTCCAAACGTTTTGGAATAACTGTTGATGACCTGAAAGCGCTGAACAGCATGAGTGACAACAACATCAAAATTGGTCAGAAACTGGTAGTTGTTAAGTAG
- a CDS encoding O-methyltransferase, with protein sequence MDILPNALLAYLDDHCDPEPEALQKLNRETHIKVLKPHMLSGHYQGRLLSFLSKMVQPKRILEIGTFTGYSAICLAEGLAEDGILHTIEVNREMEEIINSHFKLTNVENKIKLHFGQAEAIIADLQEDIFDLVFIDADKKNNYTYFQLVFDKVRSGGLIIIDNVLWKGKVYGPEKDADTEGIRKLNNEIAVDSRIEKLILPVRDGLLVIRKK encoded by the coding sequence ATGGATATTCTCCCTAATGCCCTATTGGCTTACTTAGATGACCATTGCGATCCCGAACCGGAAGCGCTGCAAAAGCTCAACCGCGAAACGCATATCAAGGTATTAAAACCCCACATGTTATCAGGGCATTACCAGGGCCGTTTGCTTAGTTTTTTGAGCAAAATGGTACAGCCAAAACGTATTCTTGAGATAGGTACTTTTACCGGTTACTCGGCAATTTGCCTGGCTGAGGGATTGGCCGAAGATGGCATCCTTCACACCATCGAAGTGAACCGCGAAATGGAGGAAATCATCAATTCACACTTCAAACTAACAAATGTTGAAAATAAAATAAAGCTGCATTTTGGGCAGGCAGAGGCCATTATTGCTGATTTACAGGAAGATATTTTCGATTTGGTGTTTATTGATGCTGATAAAAAGAATAATTATACCTACTTTCAATTAGTTTTTGACAAAGTCAGATCCGGAGGATTAATAATAATTGATAATGTTTTGTGGAAGGGAAAAGTATATGGCCCCGAAAAAGATGCCGATACGGAGGGAATTCGCAAACTAAATAACGAGATAGCTGTTGATAGCAGGATAGAAAAACTAATCCTGCCGGTACGCGACGGTTTGCTGGTTATCAGAAAAAAATAA
- the ffh gene encoding signal recognition particle protein: MFENLSDKLDRAFKVLKGQGTITEINVAETMKEIRKALLDADVNYKTAKAFTDDVRQKALGANVLTSISPGQLLTKLMNDELTELMGGTTADLTFPATPTVILIAGLNGAGKTTFTGKLANYLKTQRNKKPLLVADDIYRPAAIDQLEVLGQQIGVPVYSNRDSKDPVAIAREGIALAKQNGQNVVIIDTAGRLAIDEAMMVEIEQVKSAVKPHEILFVVDSMTGQDAVNTAKVFNDRLDFTGVVLTKLDGDTRGGAALSIKSVVNKPIKFIGTGEKMEALDVFHPDRMASRILGMGDVVSLVERAQQQFDEKEAAELQKKIRKNKFDFNDFYGQIQQIKKMGNMKDLMGMIPGVGKMMKDVEVDDNAFKAIEAIIQSMTPFEKENPESINQSRRTRIAKGSGTDIQEVNRLMKQFDDMKKVMKQMSNPAAMANMMRRMPKM, from the coding sequence ATGTTTGAAAATCTTTCGGATAAACTCGACAGGGCGTTCAAGGTCCTGAAGGGTCAGGGAACTATTACAGAAATAAACGTGGCCGAAACCATGAAGGAGATCCGCAAGGCCCTTCTTGATGCCGACGTAAACTATAAAACAGCCAAAGCATTTACCGATGATGTGAGGCAGAAAGCACTTGGCGCTAACGTATTGACCTCAATTTCGCCGGGCCAGTTGCTAACCAAGCTCATGAATGATGAGCTGACCGAATTGATGGGCGGCACCACTGCCGATCTTACTTTTCCGGCCACTCCTACCGTCATCCTCATTGCAGGTTTAAACGGTGCGGGTAAAACAACCTTTACCGGTAAACTGGCCAACTACTTAAAAACACAACGCAATAAAAAACCATTATTGGTTGCCGATGATATTTACCGCCCCGCGGCTATCGACCAATTGGAGGTACTGGGCCAGCAGATTGGCGTGCCGGTATACTCGAACCGCGATTCGAAAGATCCGGTAGCCATTGCCCGCGAAGGTATAGCCCTGGCAAAACAGAACGGCCAGAATGTAGTGATCATTGATACCGCCGGCCGTTTAGCGATAGACGAAGCCATGATGGTGGAGATTGAGCAGGTTAAATCGGCTGTTAAACCGCACGAGATTTTGTTTGTGGTAGATTCGATGACAGGCCAGGATGCCGTGAATACAGCCAAGGTGTTTAATGACCGTTTGGATTTTACCGGTGTGGTATTAACCAAGCTTGATGGTGATACCCGTGGTGGTGCGGCGCTATCCATTAAATCGGTAGTTAACAAGCCTATCAAATTTATTGGTACCGGCGAGAAGATGGAAGCGCTCGATGTGTTTCACCCCGATCGTATGGCATCGAGGATTTTGGGCATGGGCGACGTGGTATCCCTTGTTGAACGCGCACAACAGCAATTTGACGAGAAGGAAGCTGCCGAACTCCAGAAAAAGATCCGCAAAAACAAATTCGACTTTAACGATTTTTACGGCCAGATCCAACAAATCAAAAAAATGGGTAACATGAAGGATTTGATGGGCATGATTCCCGGCGTGGGTAAAATGATGAAAGATGTAGAGGTTGATGATAACGCTTTTAAAGCTATTGAGGCCATTATCCAATCCATGACCCCGTTTGAAAAAGAAAACCCCGAAAGCATCAACCAAAGCCGCCGCACCCGTATTGCCAAAGGTTCGGGTACCGATATCCAGGAAGTTAACCGCCTTATGAAGCAGTTTGATGATATGAAAAAGGTGATGAAGCAAATGAGCAACCCGGCTGCCATGGCCAATATGATGCGCAGAATGCCGAAGATGTAA